ATTAGCACAGAAATACCAAAGAGAATTATTGAGCTGGTTGAAAAACAATATATCCGACCGTTTTCAGATTTCCTATAAAAACAGTACGAAGCTTTTCAAGACATGGTCTGCCAGTATCAACTTGAGAGAATTATCTGGTATTAGTGGTTCCGAGACTCTTTCATTCAAACAACAGATTGATACTCTTGCTTCAGGATTGTTGTCAGATTACATAGCAGATCAAAAGCCGGATTACCCGGAATTCTCTATCAAGATAACGAACCAGAACAGGCGTCAGACAGTTCAGGAAGCATTGAGAGCTGTTGTAAGGGGCCAAAGCAGTGGTCAGGCGAATGCGGTTCTATCTGCCCTGGACCTGCTCTCCGGTGAAGGGATTTCAGTAGAACATGCATCGATTTGCAGTGAAATTCTTGCCATCGTGAACTCAAAAGAGTCGAGTCAGGTAATCAATAGAAATGAGCTGGTCTCTGAGCGCAATGACAAAGAGTATATTTTGAATGGCTCTCTGGAAATTGATTTTCTACCCGTTTATCTGGCAGCCTTGATTAGTGAAGGATACATTAACCTCTCTGTAGGATCAGATCGGTATACAGCATCCAATCTTGATTCTCTTCTTTCCATTGGCTTTAATCAGATTCTTGATTTTAATCATATAAAGAAGGCTGAAGATTTCCCTCTTGTCGAGTTAAAAGAATTGTTCACCGCTTTGAAACTCCGCCCCGGTTTGATAGTACAGACCAGTACTCGAAAAGAAGCCGTCAAAGAACTTATTGATAAAGTGGATGCCCTGCTCAAGCAATGTGCCAAAGTGGAACAGAAGATCCGAAACGGCTTTGTTATCTGGGAACAGAAATTACTCTCAGAGAGTAGGTCTCAGAAATATATCGACTCTCTCGGTGAAGTCAAAGATTTTATGGAACTTATCTCCCGATACAACACTCCCGCCAAGATAAGCAACTTCAAAAAGACAACCGATGAGATAGATGCATTCAAAGAGAAGTTAGGGTTGATAACAGAAATAGAAGGGATGGAAGCCTTTGTACAAAATTTTCAGCCCCTTACCAATTATCTATCCAGGGCAGAAAGTGAAGTTCCCAATGAAGCAAAGTGGAAAGAGGATTACAACAATCTGAGAACAGATTTCACAAATAAGATAGCAACTGAAGAACCATGGAAATCGAGTGATTCTCAGAGTGCATTGCGAACACAGATGCAGGCTCTGAAGGACCGTTACAAAGATGATTATATGGAGATCCATAAGCACTATCGATTAGGTCCGAAGGCTCAAGAGAAAAAGGAAGCTTTTCAACGAGATAGTCGTCTTGAGAGTTTAAGAGCATTGAGTACTATTGAATCGCTTCCTTCCCACCAACTTCGAAACTGGGAAGATACCCTTGTTTCTTTAAAGAATTGTACGCTTCTGACCATGGCCGACCTGGATAATTCACCAAAGTGCCCTCATTGTAGTTTTGAGAGGAAAAGTATTGATGAATCGAGCGTCAGTGCTGACCAGAGGATTCAGGTATTGGATTCTGAGCTGGATGATCTTTACAGCAATTGGAAATCGTTTCTGAAAGATGAAATGGAAGACCCCACGATCCAGGTGAATCTCGACCTCTTGGGAGATAAAGATTCAGCAACAGTAATAAAAGATTTTATCAATGGAGGAGACTTGCCGGAAGTTATTTCTCCGAAGTTGATTCAAGCCATCAAAGATGTTCTGAAAGGCTTGGAAAGAGTTTCCATGAAGCAGGAAGCATTAGTAACAGCACTTAACAAAACGGGTCTTCCTGTAACGCCCAATGAATTGAGAGAGCGCTTTGAATCTTATCTGAAAGGGATCATTGCTGGTAAAGAAGAAAAGCAGATAAGAATAGTGATCGAGGAGTAATGTATGAATATTCAGAATTTATCACTTAAATATTTCCGCGGT
This portion of the Sediminispirochaeta bajacaliforniensis DSM 16054 genome encodes:
- a CDS encoding DUF6079 family protein → MKYKDLIQFDPIESVITLTEADNEQKAADLVKTFVVSQSMEINLNEIIIPNLQFETPRDQKGIFVVGNYGTGKSHLMAFISALAENKDYLDLVGNLSVREQAAQIAGKFKVIRSELGGVSTTLRNAICMELEKHLKSLGINFTFPSTDKIANNKDSIHEMMALFQEKYPDQGLLLILDELLDFLRGREDDQKLIQDLGFLREIGEVCKNSRFRFITGVQESLFESPSFKFAADSLGRVSERFIQATIQKEDVSFVVSERLLKKTPEQKAKIREHLEQFQPFYKPLSGGLDNYVDLFPVHEQYFEKFQMVNIGEQRKILEAISKKIESILELEVPEKETGIFSYDSYWKVIMGDHTNRVNPDVRKVIEITERVENILDESYEGSKEQVHVAQKIISALAIHRLTTGDLKAAVGLTAENLKDELFLYLTVPEKDENFLLTIIQKVIKNIMTTLNSLYIRLNEENRHYYIYTDMGKDPNQEIRNKASKLSADKELTRYYFEILSLIMEQTDVTYRTGFKIWEYPLMWYQKKSEIDGYLFFGNPNERSTTQPPREFYLYFIDPFRQNTTVSSGKDDEVFIQLKDVDDDFEKNLRLYAAAKELSLTAVQEYKTVYNQLAQKYQRELLSWLKNNISDRFQISYKNSTKLFKTWSASINLRELSGISGSETLSFKQQIDTLASGLLSDYIADQKPDYPEFSIKITNQNRRQTVQEALRAVVRGQSSGQANAVLSALDLLSGEGISVEHASICSEILAIVNSKESSQVINRNELVSERNDKEYILNGSLEIDFLPVYLAALISEGYINLSVGSDRYTASNLDSLLSIGFNQILDFNHIKKAEDFPLVELKELFTALKLRPGLIVQTSTRKEAVKELIDKVDALLKQCAKVEQKIRNGFVIWEQKLLSESRSQKYIDSLGEVKDFMELISRYNTPAKISNFKKTTDEIDAFKEKLGLITEIEGMEAFVQNFQPLTNYLSRAESEVPNEAKWKEDYNNLRTDFTNKIATEEPWKSSDSQSALRTQMQALKDRYKDDYMEIHKHYRLGPKAQEKKEAFQRDSRLESLRALSTIESLPSHQLRNWEDTLVSLKNCTLLTMADLDNSPKCPHCSFERKSIDESSVSADQRIQVLDSELDDLYSNWKSFLKDEMEDPTIQVNLDLLGDKDSATVIKDFINGGDLPEVISPKLIQAIKDVLKGLERVSMKQEALVTALNKTGLPVTPNELRERFESYLKGIIAGKEEKQIRIVIEE